From Draconibacterium halophilum, one genomic window encodes:
- the hemA gene encoding glutamyl-tRNA reductase, with protein MIGLLGLNHKTAPIKVREKFVFCEEDVKRFVPQLIDAGINGAIVVSTCNRTEIYFDYSEKDIFNCTSTLAAKLFEWRKADKSVGSHFYHKFQDEASEHLFRVASGLDSMALGEYQIVGQLKEAFAIAERHQVSTPTLIRLFNKAFEAGKKVRTKTALSKGAVSISYAAVELANKKLHNLGSHPTLLLGAGQTGELTLQNLLKKGCDKFTIVNRTAEKAQELAKRYKGAAKDLSELQNELVHNDIVITSTASKKPLITKEMVEQVMIERQNKPMFFVDLSVPHNVAPDVAELENVFVNDIDDLNAVVDKTFDKRKGEIEKAEAIISEFVTDFSDWQFTRNLTPTFQNISDNFRKINEAELEGFIKRQSKDNTEEASMYADHITNKFIRLMIKNVKSITDNGRKKEYIELVNDLFKIAP; from the coding sequence AATCGTAGTTTCGACATGCAACCGGACCGAAATATATTTTGACTACTCGGAAAAAGACATTTTTAATTGTACATCAACATTAGCCGCAAAGCTTTTTGAATGGAGAAAAGCGGATAAAAGTGTGGGATCGCATTTCTACCACAAATTCCAGGATGAAGCTTCGGAACACTTATTCCGCGTTGCATCAGGGCTCGACTCAATGGCACTGGGCGAATATCAAATTGTTGGTCAGCTAAAAGAAGCTTTTGCCATTGCTGAAAGACATCAGGTTAGCACGCCTACATTAATACGTCTGTTTAACAAAGCTTTTGAAGCAGGAAAAAAGGTTCGGACAAAAACCGCACTTTCAAAAGGAGCCGTTTCAATTAGCTACGCTGCCGTTGAACTGGCTAATAAAAAACTGCATAATCTTGGTTCTCATCCAACATTGCTGCTTGGAGCCGGCCAAACAGGTGAATTAACTTTACAAAACCTGTTGAAAAAAGGCTGCGACAAGTTCACCATCGTTAACCGTACAGCGGAAAAAGCGCAGGAACTGGCAAAACGCTACAAAGGTGCGGCAAAAGATTTATCTGAACTGCAAAATGAATTGGTTCACAACGATATTGTAATTACATCAACCGCATCGAAAAAGCCACTTATTACAAAAGAAATGGTGGAACAGGTAATGATTGAAAGACAAAATAAACCAATGTTTTTTGTTGATCTTTCAGTGCCTCACAATGTTGCCCCGGATGTAGCAGAATTAGAAAATGTTTTTGTTAACGATATCGACGATTTAAATGCCGTTGTAGATAAAACATTTGACAAACGTAAAGGTGAAATTGAAAAAGCAGAAGCTATTATTTCAGAGTTTGTTACTGATTTTAGCGATTGGCAATTCACCCGTAATCTGACTCCGACTTTTCAAAATATCAGTGATAATTTCAGGAAAATAAATGAAGCCGAACTCGAAGGTTTTATCAAACGACAGTCGAAAGACAACACCGAAGAAGCGTCGATGTACGCCGACCATATCACCAACAAATTTATTCGCCTGATGATCAAAAACGTAAAATCGATTACCGATAACGGGCGTAAAAAAGAATACATCGAACTCGTTAACGACCTGTTCAAAATAGCTCCATGA